Below is a genomic region from Nocardioides panacis.
ACCTGCCCGCCCGGGACCTCGACTACGAGGAGCTCCGGCAGCTCGCCGCGTCCATCGCGTCCGACCCGGACTCCTGGGCGCACCTCGTCGGCTTCGACGACCAGGAGCGGGTGTACGCCTCGCTGCACCGCGACGCGCACGTCGACGTCTGGCTGCTGTGCTGGACGCCCGAGAACGACACCGGCTGGCACGACCACGACATCTCCTCCGGTGCGGTCGCGGTCGTCGCCGGCGAGCTCGTCGAGAACAACCTGACCGTGGGCTCCGGGGCGCTGGAGACCCGGATCGGGGCCGGCAAGGCCTTCTCCTTCGGCCCCGAGCACATCCACCGGCTCAACGGCGCGCAGGCCGGCTCGGTCTCGGTGCACGCGTACTCCCCGCCGCTGTGGCGGATGGGCCAGTACGCCGTCAGCGACGCCGGCGTCCTGCGCCGGGTGTCGGTGTCCTACGCCGACGAGCTCCGCCCCCTCCCCCTGACGAGCCACCCACCCGGGCCTGAATCAAGCCCGACCCGGGCCAAAGTCAAGCCCGACCCGGGCCTGAGTCAAGCCCGACCCGGGTCGGGGTGACATCAGGCCCGGGTCGGCGTTACTTAGGCCCCGGGTCGGGGTGGTGTGAGGCCCGGGTCAGCCTCGGGCCAGGCCGGGGGCGGGGCTGGCCGCGGGGACGAGGTCGTCGAGGGTCCGGGCGCCCGGGATGCCCGAGCCGCGCAGCCAGAGCACGCACAACGAGCCGCCGACGGCCGCGAACCACAGCGTGGGGCGCAGCCCGACCAGGGTGGCGAGCAGCCCGCCGGTGAGCGCACCGAGCGGCCGGATGCCGTAGTTGACCGCGGAGAACGCCCCGGACACCCGGCTGCGCAGGTGGTCAGGGATCACCGTCGCCATCACGGAGTTCAGGTTGACGTCGTAGAGCATCACGCCCAGCCCCGAGAAGAACTCCGAGACCACCAGCAGCCCGATCCGGGACCACGAGGGTCCGGACGCGAGCGCCAGGATCGCGATCGAGGCCGGGAACATCACCCCGCCGACGATCGCGGTGCGGCCCACCCCGAACCGGCCGGACAGCACCGGGGCGGCAATGGCGCCGAGCAGCGCCCCGACGGCGCCGATGCCGAGGCCGAGACCGATCATCCCCGCGGACAGGTCCAGGCCCCGGCTGGCGAAGAGCACGACCAGCGCGCCGGAGGCGAAGGTGAAGTAGTTGACCGTGGTCGCGCAGCCGAGGATGCCGCGCAGCACCCGGTCGTGCAGCACGTAGGACAGACCGGAGCGGGCGTCCTGCCACAGCGTCGCCGGGGTCGCGCCCTCCTCCTCGGCGGGGCCGGGCGTCGGGGTCCGGGTGATCTTGACCCGGGCGATGAGCAGCGCCGACCAGAGGAACGACACGGCGTCGGCGAGCAGCGCGACCGGTGCGGACAGCGCCTGCACCAGGACGCCGCCCAGCGCCGGGCCGGCGACGAACGACGCCGAGCGGCTGGCACTCAGCTTGCTGTTCGCGTCGAGGTAGTCCGCCCGGTCGACGAGCAGGATGAAGAAGGACGGGTACGTCGTGTTGAACAGCACCGCCGCCGCGCCGGTGAGGAGCGCGACGACGTACAGCTGGACCAGCGTGATGCCGTCGAGCGCGAACGCGACCGGCACGGTGAGCAGCAGCGCCGCGCGCAGCAGGTCCGCGACCACCAGCAGCCGCTTCTTGTGCGGCTGCCGGTCGATCCAGGCACCGACGAACACCGAGGCCAGGTTGGGCAGCCACACCAGCGCGGTGAGCACCGACACCTGGGCCGGCGTCGCGTGCAGGACGAGCACCGCGATCAGCGGGAACGCCAGCTCGGAGACGCGGTCCCCGAGCTGGGACACCGTGTCGGCGAGGAAGAAGGACCGGAACGACCGGTCCCGCAGAAGCGACCGCCGGACGGCGGTCGACGAGTCGCTGCTCACGATGTGTCCCCCCTGGTGCCTCACGTGGCGAGCAGCATAGGTGCGACCTGCCCGGCTTGTCTTGGGTGTCGGTCGTCACCGCGCGTCGGTGAAGGGGTGCGCGGACGCGGACCACGTCGTTCGGCCCTTCCGGTGGGCAGGTGGACCTTCGGCCCTGGGAGGACCCGCAGGTCGGGGGACAGCCTGGGAGCAGGCGCCCCCGCCTCGGGGGTGCGTGCCCGGAGGTGACCGCCGTGACCCGCTTCCTGAACCGCGCGGACGCGGGCCGACAGCTGGCCTCGCACCTCACCCACCTCGTCCGGGACCACCCGCTCGTGCTCGGTGTGCCCCGCGGCGGGGTGGCGGTCGCGGCCGAGGTGGCCGCCGAGCTCGGCCTGCCCCTCG
It encodes:
- a CDS encoding MFS transporter; protein product: MSSDSSTAVRRSLLRDRSFRSFFLADTVSQLGDRVSELAFPLIAVLVLHATPAQVSVLTALVWLPNLASVFVGAWIDRQPHKKRLLVVADLLRAALLLTVPVAFALDGITLVQLYVVALLTGAAAVLFNTTYPSFFILLVDRADYLDANSKLSASRSASFVAGPALGGVLVQALSAPVALLADAVSFLWSALLIARVKITRTPTPGPAEEEGATPATLWQDARSGLSYVLHDRVLRGILGCATTVNYFTFASGALVVLFASRGLDLSAGMIGLGLGIGAVGALLGAIAAPVLSGRFGVGRTAIVGGVMFPASIAILALASGPSWSRIGLLVVSEFFSGLGVMLYDVNLNSVMATVIPDHLRSRVSGAFSAVNYGIRPLGALTGGLLATLVGLRPTLWFAAVGGSLCVLWLRGSGIPGARTLDDLVPAASPAPGLARG
- a CDS encoding cysteine dioxygenase encodes the protein MAPSQLTAALPAHRAVDYAPEAGRLTLDDLPARDLDYEELRQLAASIASDPDSWAHLVGFDDQERVYASLHRDAHVDVWLLCWTPENDTGWHDHDISSGAVAVVAGELVENNLTVGSGALETRIGAGKAFSFGPEHIHRLNGAQAGSVSVHAYSPPLWRMGQYAVSDAGVLRRVSVSYADELRPLPLTSHPPGPESSPTRAKVKPDPGLSQARPGSG